From a region of the Impatiens glandulifera chromosome 4, dImpGla2.1, whole genome shotgun sequence genome:
- the LOC124934003 gene encoding probable protein phosphatase 2C 4, with the protein MGNSSGKITACFTGAGNVVGRRKDTSVFLSEPIDDLGHSFCYVRPDPTCISLSKVHSEETTTFRSISGASVSANTSTPLSTALFDLYSYNSIDKASAFESSTSFASIPLQPIPRGSIYSSGPLSNYAGVFASGPMERGFMSGPIERGFQSGPLDRGGLFSGPLEKEKGCSDQFQRSYSHGGFTFRPRFKKQTFIRRIQRAISKTVSRGHNSIVAPIKAIGSLKEQEWNEKNNELTINSSTLCSEMSLEDDDTLEGQNLQWAQGKAGEDRVHVVVSEEHGWVFVGIYDGFNGPDAPDYLLSSLYPAVHKELKGLLWEEKSESNTGSPFSSDDSNLKDGCSRCSEQDTHMKNFNSTANVRKKKVKSSSKIKYKGAAKKWEENQRRWRCEWDRDRLELERRLKEQLHQTGSNGINHSEVLKALSQALRKTEEAYLDLADKMLDENPELALMGSCVLVMLMKGEDVYVMNVGDSRAVLAQSAEPDLWSQDLERISEETLNDLEGYDYDKKTKSDLKAFQFTVDHSTSEEHEVLRIMSEHPDDASAVLNDRVKGSLKVTRAFGAGFLKQPKWNDALLETFRIDYIGTSPYINCLPSLYHHKLGQRDRFLILSSDGLYEYFTNEEAVSEVELFISWSPDGDPAQHLVEELLFRAAKKNGLDFHELLEIPQGDRRRYHDDVSIIVISLEGRIWRSCV; encoded by the exons ATGGGCAACAGTTCAGGGAAAATCACCGCTTGTTTCACCGGCGCCGGCAATGTTGTCGGTCGGAGAAAAGACACTTCAGTCTTCCTTTCCGAACCTATTGATGATCTAGGCCACTCTTTCTGCTATGTAAGACCAGACCCAACTTGTATTTCATTATCAAAGGTCCATTCCGAAGAAACCACAACTTTCCGGTCCATCTCCGGCGCCTCCGTCAGCGCCAACACCTCCACCCCACTTTCTACAGCCTTGTTCGATCTATACAGCTACAACAGCATCGACAAGGCATCTGCTTTCGAGAGCTCAACATCCTTCGCTTCAATCCCCCTTCAGCCAATTCCCCGTGGTTCGATCTATTCCTCCGGCCCTTTATCGAATTACGCCGGCGTATTCGCATCGGGTCCGATGGAAAGAGGTTTCATGTCCGGTCCAATCGAGAGAGGATTCCAATCGGGGCCTTTAGATCGAGGTGGGCTTTTCTCTGGACCCTTGGAAAAGGAAAAAGGGTGCTCCGATCAGTTTCAGAGAAGCTACTCTCATGGCGGATTTACTTTCAGACCTAGATTTAAGAAACAAACGTTTATCCGTCGTATTCAGAGAGCTATTTCGAAAACAGTTTCTCGTGGGCATAATTCCATTGTTGCACCTATCAAAGCGATTGGTTCTTTGAAAGAGCAGGAATGGAATGAGAAGAACAATGAACTTACAATCAACAGCTCAACTTTATGCAGTGAAATGAGTCTTGAAGATGATGATACACTTGAGGGTCAGAATCTTCAATGGGCACAAGGAAAGGCCGGCGAAGATCGGGTCCACGTCGTTGTCTCCGAGGAACACGGGTGGGTATTCGTTGGAATCTACGACGGATTCAACGGTCCAGATGCGCCTGACTATCTTCTCTCCAGTCTTTATCCAGCTGTACATAAAGAACTCAAGGGTTTACTATGGGAAGAAAAGTCAGAATCCAACACCGGATCACCATTTTCCTCCGACGATTCAAATCTGAAAGACGGATGCTCTCGTTGCTCCGAGCAAGATACCCATATGAAGAATTTCAATTCAACCGCGAATGTGAGGAAAAAGAAAGTCAAATCATCATCAAAGATCAAGTATAAAGGTGCAGCGAAGAAATGGGAGGAGAATCAGAGAAGATGGAGATGCGAATGGGATCGGGATAGGTTGGAATTGGAACGCAGGTTAAAAGAACAGTTGCATCAGACTGGATCCAACGGAATCAATCATTCGGAGGTATTGAAAGCCCTCTCTCAAGCATTAAGGAAAACAGAGGAAGCTTATCTGGATCTTGCAGATAAAATGCTCGACGAAAATCCTGAGCTAGCTTTAATGGGTTCTTGTGTTTTAGTGATGCTGATGAAAGGAGAAGATGTTTATGTAATGAATGTGGGCGATAGTCGAGCTGTTCTTGCACAAAGTGCTGAACCAGATCTTTGGAGTCAAGATTTGGAAAGGATAAGTGAAGAAACCTTAAATGATCTTGAAGGATATGATTAtgataagaaaacaaaatcagaTTTGAAAGCTTTTCAATTCACAGTAGATCACTCCACTTCTGAAGAACAT GAGGTTTTGCGGATAATGAGCGAACATCCAGATGATGCTTCGGCTGTGTTGAATGATCGGGTTAAAGGCTCGTTGAAGGTCACTCGAGCTTTCGGTGCTGGTTTTCTCAAACAG CCAAAGTGGAACGATGCCCTTCTTGAGACGTTTAGAATAGATTACATTGGAACTTCACCTTACATCAACTGCCTTCCGTCACTTTACCACCATAAACTAGGGCAAAGAGACAGATTCTTGATACTCTCATCTGATGGGCTCTACGAATACTTTACAAATGAAGAAGCGGTTTCTGAGGTTGAACTTTTCATTTCATGGTCGCCCGATGGAGATCCCGCACAGCATTTGGTAGAGGAGTTATTGTTTCGTGCTGCAAAGAAAAATG gTTTGGATTTTCATGAGCTGCTCGAGATTCCTCAAGGAGATAGGCGTCGATACCATGACGATGTTTCTATTATTGTCATATCTTTGGAGGGTAGGATATGGAGATCATGTGTATAA